Proteins encoded within one genomic window of Besnoitia besnoiti strain Bb-Ger1 chromosome II, whole genome shotgun sequence:
- a CDS encoding hypothetical protein (encoded by transcript BESB_034110), giving the protein MTPMFGYVFASVAFIAVSSSVLTAAGETTSRTADIGASTTAAKGPHVCNFGSANSLELKLKKNQEVVFQCGSLQEGKLSESDDHKSAFKDKNCSDPAVGLDELCRGAKLTILPESRQPADSKPSYKLKLPDTECEVGEWYYKCVHIPAPVKSVPAELEPHAKPEEQKCIVKVSLTTTTTRTTSNIPTSATPKSTPTATPPLSPESTGPSQPQKPSGADSELQHPPESSDLQAPQSGSPQSDQVAVCEEGAHEATLSADEPVLFQCGKGMVLEPEDAAGVLDEKCEQELVLKDVAETALREAVKSAEEGGPGSAYKLSIKAASSHDVLLCYRCRLRSSGDGSDVSLLDATSEAAQKQCLMKVSVKGTASSAAPSLPEHSPVVAGLMLVSTFFLRW; this is encoded by the coding sequence ATGACTCCTATGTTCGGATACGTGTTCGCGTCTGTTGCTTTCATTGCAGTGTCTTCATCGGTACTGACTGCTGCGGGTGAGACTACATCGCGTACAGCGGACATCGGTGCTTCTACCACGGCTGCCAAAGGTCCGCATGTGTGCAATTTTGGTTCTGCAAACTCTCTGGAGCTCAAACTGAAGAAGAACCAGGAGGTAGTGTTTCAGTGCGGCTCATTGCAAGAAGGCAAGCTCAGCGAATCTGACGACCACAAGAGTGCGTTTAAAGACAAAAACTGCTCAGACCCCGCCGTGGGCCTCGATGAGCTGTGCCGAGGAGCGAAGCTCACTATTCTTCCCGAGAGCAGGCAGCCTGCAGATTCGAAACCTTCGTATAAGCTGAAGCTCCCCGACACGGAGTGTGAAGTGGGCGAGTGGTACTACAAATGCGTCCACATACCTGCGCCGGTCAAGTCGGTGCCGGCCGAACTTGAACCGCACGCAAAGCCAGAGGAGCAGAAATGCATAGTGAAAGTCTCCCTTACGACGACCACCACACGGACAACCTCCAACATCCCAACCAGCGCAACCCCAAAATCAACTCCAACCGCAACGCCACCACTAAGTCCTGAGTCAACAGGGCCAAGCCAGCCGCAAAAGCCGTCGGGCGCTGATTCTGAACTCCAGCACCCACCGGAATCTTCAGATTTGCAGGCACCGCAAAGCGGCTCTCCACAGTCTGACCAGGTCGCGGTttgcgaagaaggcgcacaCGAGGCGACTCTCTCGGCGGACGAGCCAGTATTATTCCAATGTGGCAAGGGTATGGTTCTGGAGCCGGAAGACGCAGCGGGGGTATTGGACGAGAAATGCGAACAAGAGCTTGTTCTAAAAGACGTCGCGGAGACTGCCCTGCGTGAGGCGGTCAAGTCAGCAGAAGAGGGGGGACCGGGTTCAGCGTACAAGCTGTCAATCAAGGCGGCTTCCTCTCACGACGTTCTTCTTTGCTATAGATGCCGGTTGCGATCCTCTGGCGACGGGAGCGACGTCTCACTCCTGGATGCGACCTCGGAGGCTGCACAGAAGCAATGCTTGATGAAGGTATCAGTGAAAGGAACAGCCTCGTCCGCGGCCCCCTCGTTGCCAGAACATTCCCCAGTCGTGGCCGGACTGATGCTCGTCTCCACCTTTTTTTTGAGGTGGTGA
- a CDS encoding hypothetical protein (encoded by transcript BESB_034090), with product MRAAHSATFALLFLGLQRSSADQSKPHPPGSGTGEGNICRFDDPQQPLTLEVAPNKPVSFQCETGESVNLSPSEPPYKNVYLSKTCSGKGTELESLCSGAELSPGSLNPKENTVKNHYTLTLTDAGCKTDKMYYCCEKRTASPVEKNQLRESQAAQAGQTCIVEITVKKTELPPPGPPPPVPPAAAPGLPNSGGSQDQDTDASNPETQSPESIEMTTCNSTTKNASVSIDRPLSFKWGAGLALEPDDTEKAWDGECGKQVVLMEVVETAELEEKQTTVTETEYRLTVKDAPAQDTAVCYKCVSRAFDGSLSDPLRGIKEGELLKSQCLLKVSVKGLPTSSARGSSAPSSVAGGVLFGILALCI from the coding sequence ATGCGCGCTGCTCATTCTGCTACATTTGCTTTGCTCTTTCTCGGCTTGCAACGATCCAGCGCAGACCAATCCAAGCCACATCCGCCTGGTTCAGGCACAGGGGAAGGAAATATATGCAGATTTGACGATCCGCAGCAACCTCTAACGCTGGAAGTTGCACCCAATAAACCAGTCTCCTTTCAGTGCGAAACCGGAGAGTCTGTGAATCTCAGTCCTTCGGAGCCGCCCTACAAGAATGTCTACCTATCTAAGACGTGCTCTGGAAAGGGCACCGAGCTTGAAAGCTTGTGCAGTGGTGCCGAGCTCTCGCCTGGCTCTCTCAATCCAAAAGAGAATACAGTGAAGAATCATTACACTTTGACGCTCACGGACGCCGGGTGCAAAACGGATAAGATGTACTACTGTTGCGAGAAGCGGACGGCCTCTCCTGTCGAGAAAAACCAGCTACGTGAGTCTcaggcagcgcaggcagggCAAACTTGCATCGTGGAGATCACTGTCAAAAAAACAGaactgccgccgcccggcccgccgcccccagttccgcctgcggcagcacCCGGGCTTCCTAACAGCGGCGGTTCTCAAGACCAAGACACGGACGCGTCTAATCCGGAGACCCAGAGCCCCGAGTCCATTGAGATGACGACCTGTAACAGCACCACAAAAAATGCCAGTGTTTCTATCGATCGCCCGCTTTCGTTCAAGTGGGGAGCAGGGTTGGCATTGGAACCCGACGATACAGAAAAAGCCTGGGATGGAGAGTGCGGAAAACAAGTTGTTCTAATGGAAGTCGTCGAAACAGCCGAGCTTGAAGAAAAACAAACGACGGTAACCGAGACAGAGTACAGGCTCACTGTCAAAGACGCTCCCGCCCAAGACACTGCTGTATGCTACAAATGCGTTTCTCGTGCATTCGACGGATCCCTCAGTGACCCTCTGCGCGGCATCAAGGAAGGAGAACTTCTGAAGTCTCAGTGCTTACTCAAGGTGTCTGTGAAAGGCCTACCCACATCTTCTGCTAGAGGCAGCTCAGCACCTTCGAGCGTTGCAGGGGGAGTTTTGTTTGGAATATTGGCTCTGTGTATATAG
- a CDS encoding SAG-related sequence (encoded by transcript BESB_034120), translating to MVVRRELVALSVYVRAGALCSHHATNSTCADPDTKGGVLSAEDGVIFCLSTLRVLALALLISGSSATSDDGKTAADPSDTVQTCMPETEAKTLPLSVQPGKKDISFKCGGNEATLSPPPENRTFFAKPEGGEPTSLSEVCENALLTKTGSGSNSKYTLTLPSKVSVERKLYFTCTTTDGEKGKQAVGAKKEQKCTVEVTVKAGAGEEHGSSAAGWVAVPSIVVGILFLSLLYI from the exons ATGGTCGTCCGTAGGGAGCTAGTGGCGCTCTCTGTGTATGTGCGCGCCGGGGCTCTCTGCTCGCATCACGCCACCAATTCTACCTGTGCGGACCCTGATACCAAAGGCGGCGTCCTgtcggcggaggacggcgtCATTTTTTGTCTTTCGACGCTTAGAGTAT TGGCGCTGGCTCTTTTGATCTCGGGATCATCCGCCACCTCGGACGACGGCAAAACGGCGGCAGATCCGTCCGATACCGTGCAGACCTGCATGccggagacggaggcgaaaACTCTTCCTCTCAGTGTCCAGCCTGGGAAGAAGGATATTTCGTTCAAATGTGGCGGCAATGAAGCcacgctctctccgccgcctgaaAACAGAACGTTTTTCGCAAAACCCGAGGGTGGAGAGCCCACATCTCTGTCTGAGGTGTGTGAGAACGCACTGTTGACTAAAACCGGTAGTGGCTCCAACTCGAAGTACACGCTGACTCTTCCGTCCAAGGTCTCGGTGGAGCGTAAGCTGTACTTCACCTGCACCACAACAGATGGTGAGAAGGGAAAACAAGCAGTTGGCGCGAAAAAGGAGCAGAAGTGTACGGTGGAAGTCACAGTCAAGGCCGGAGCCGGAGAAGAGCATGGATCATCGGCAGCTGGATGGGTCGCAGTGCCTTCTATCGTAGTGGGAATTCTTTTCCTGAGCCTTCTATACATCTAG
- a CDS encoding hypothetical protein (encoded by transcript BESB_034100): MAAVALRKGVVRFSLLLFLALASVGAEASSSTPKQPRLCGFFLKTLILQLKPNDEVTFQCGRENPGHLKPDAGTANAFTDYKCEGSISPLSTLCPGAVLEPVKAAQGVSKTNTYKLKIPQQGCKTKKWFHQCVLPPSGLRVSAQPTDTKKCIVTVTVSGTTDASDPDGYGETGSAGPDDPSSDGTPPTVCAKGTLEATVSMDSPLSFKCGAGMALEPSDTTKALNKDCKKELVLQDVLSSALLEARPPSQEANADTKYTLSLNSAPAKNAQICYKCASRAPPSASGDHSNVKAERSAPAKECLLKVRATSGTPSNQVWWSVTSFAVFPAVLGIAHSML; the protein is encoded by the coding sequence ATGGCAGCGGTTGCCCTCCGTAAGGGAGTGGTGCGGTTTTCACTTCTGCTTTTTCTCGCCCTGGCCTCCGTGGGAGCAGAGGCTTCGAGCTCGACTCCTAAACAGCCCAGACTCTGCGGATTTTTTTTGAAAACGCTGATTCTCCAGCTCAAACCCAATGACGAGGTCACATTCCAGTGTGGCAGAGAGAATCCCGGCCACCTGAAGCCCGACGCAGGGACCGCCAACGCCTTCACGGACTACAAATGCGAAGGCTCTATCTCGCCGCTGAGTACGCTGTGCCCGGGAGCCGTCCTCGAACCGGTTAAGGCTGCACAGGGCGTCTCGAAAACGAATACATACAAGCTGAAGATTCCCCAGCAAGGGTGCAAGACGAAGAAGTGGTTCCACCAATGCGTTCTTCCACCGTCTGGACTGCGAGTATCAGCGCAACCTACGGACACCAAAAAGTGCATCGTCACTGTGACAGTCTCGGGCACCACCGACGCGTCCGACCCCGATGGCTACGGGGAGACTGGCTCGGCAGGCCCGGACGACCCTTCTTCGGACGGGACGCCGCCCACAGTTTGCGCGAAAGGTACACTGGAAGCGACGGTTTCTATGGATTCCCCTTTGTCCTTCAAATGCGGCGCGGGCATGGCCCTTGAACCCTCCGACACGACGAAAGCCCTGAACAAAGACTGTAAAAAGGAGCTCGTTCTACAAGACGTTCTCTCCAGTGCATTGCTCGAGGCAAGGCCTCCGAGCCAAGAAGCCAACGCAGACACTAAATATACTCTCTCCTTGAATTCAGCTCCTGCAAAGAATGCTCAAATTTGCTACAAATGCGCGTCTCGTGCACCACCGTCAGCGTCCGGTGACCACTCTAATGTGAAAGCAGAAAGATCCGCACCGGCGAAGGAATGTCTATTGAAGgtgcgcgcgacgagcgggACGCCCTCCAATCAAGTGTGGTGGTCTGTAACATCGTTCGCCGTTTTCCCTGCAGTCCTCGGAATTGCCCACTCGATGCTCTAA